The following proteins are encoded in a genomic region of Hippoglossus hippoglossus isolate fHipHip1 chromosome 3, fHipHip1.pri, whole genome shotgun sequence:
- the slc39a13 gene encoding zinc transporter ZIP13, with protein sequence MEGGSCRRPHWAVAALFIPVTLLMLTSTGASSRQNMAQTAMAHATATAAGPGHSLTDDLPGLQAVAAFIASEHAHVWLLSLVGSVAVGLSGIFPLLVIPIEAGAALKTEAGCQKLKQLLSFAIGGLLGDVFLHLLPEAWALSGSSGSKHNHYKTQGWWVIVGLLAFLVLEKMFPGRDSHEDPTPDSDLNSNTPAQSNSVFGEKAVVSLRNGHHAESWKSSKQQSLQERSRKIKTSGYLNLLANCIDNFTHGLAVAGSFLVSKKVGCLTTFAILLHEIPHEVGDFAILLRAGFDRWSAARMQLSTALVGVLGACFALCTQSPKGTENATAWILPFTSGGFLYIALVNVMPDLLQETSLRHTLVQILLIFCGVAVMALLSAIVD encoded by the exons ATGGAAGGTGGAAGCTGTCGGAGGCCCCACTGGGCTGTAGCTGCTCTGTTTATCCCAGTTACTCTGCTGATGCTGACCTCCACGGGGGCATCAAGCAGACAGAATATGGCACAAACCGCGATGGCTCATGCAACCGCCACGGCTGCGGGACCAGGCCACAGCTTGACAGATGACCTCCCAGGCCTCCAGGCGGTAGCAGCCTTCATAGCCAGTGAACACGCTCATGTTTGGCTCCTGTCCCTGGTGGGCTCTGTTGCTGTAGGCCTCAGCGGGATTTTCCCCCTGCTTGTCATTCCCATCGAGGCCGGAGCAGCCCTCAAAACTGAAG ctGGATGCCAGAAGCTCAAGCAGTTGTTAAGCTTTGCAATTGGTGGTCTCCTTGGCGAtgtttttcttcacctccttcctgAGGCGTGGGCGCTCTCTGGCTCTTCAG GTAGTAAACATAACCACTACAAGACCCAGGGCTGGTGGGTAATCGTCGGCCTGTTGGCGTTCCTGGTCCTGGAGAAGATGTTTCCAGGCCGAGACAGCCATGAAGATCCCACTCCAGACTCGGACCTTAATTCTAATACTCCT gCACAGTCTAATTCAGTTTTCGGTGAAAAAGCAGTGGTATCACTCCGAAACGGGCACCATGCTGAGTCATGGAAATCCTCCAAGCAACAGAGTCTGCAGGAAAGATCAAGGAAAATAAAG acaagTGGATACCTGAACCTACTGGCCAACTGCATCGACAACTTCACTCATGGACTGGCAGTAGCAGGAAGTTTCCTGGTCAGCAAAAAG GTTGGGTGTCTCACCACCTTTGCCATCCTGCTCCATGAAATCCCCCACGAG gtgggAGACTTTGCCATCCTGCTGAGGGCCGGGTTCGACCGATGGAGTGCTGCTCGCATGCAGCTGTCCACAGCGCTGGTCGGGGTCTTGGGGGCTTGCTTTGCTCTGTGCACTCAGTCACCTAAAGGCACAG AAAATGCCACAGCCTGGATTTTGCCTTTCACCTCTGGGGGTTTTCTCTACATCGCCCTGGTGAACGTGATGcctgacctgctgcaggagaCCAGTTTAAG acaCACTCTAGTGCAGATCCTGCTCATTTTCTGTGGCGTGGCAGTCATGGCTCTGCTTTCTGCGATTGTCGACTGA
- the si:ch211-150g13.3 gene encoding transmembrane protein 178B: MAAMKILTSTGLFLAFCALGLLAMAICTDYWYETDARRHRERCKNYANKRNDPGYIYISNGNLPLQMPPKSLERRGSGPDAAAAGGPVISRGKRHFVAAASAMESHCSRQFNSTISGLWRKCHREGFDLETEDLIYKGIIQRCTSVKYHYSSSILPRNLPINITKTIRQDEWHALHLRRMTAGFVGMAVSIILFGWVIGVLGCCQQHDLMQYVAGLLFLMGGTCCIISLCTCVAGINFELSRYPRYMYGLPEDISHGYGWSMFCAWGGLGLTLLAGFLCTLAPSLSTPTRTTTHKPRQENGTV, encoded by the exons ATGGCCGCTATGAAAATATTAACCAGCACGGGGCTCTTCTTGGCTTTCTGCGCGCTGGGGCTGCTCGCCATGGCGATCTGCACCGATTACTGGTACGAGACGGACGCGCGGAGGCACCGGGAGAGGTGCAAGAACTATGCGAACAAGCGCAACGACCCGGGCTACATCTACATCTCGAACGGCAACCTGCCGCTCCAGATGCCTCCAAAGAGcctggagaggagaggcagcggcccagatgctgctgctgccggcgGGCCGGTCATCAGCAGGGGGAAGCGGCACTTTGTGGCCGCAGCGTCCGCCATGGAGTCCCACTGCAGCCGGCAGTTCAACTCCACCATCTCCGGGCTGTGGAGGAAGTGTCACCGGGAGGGATTCGACCTGGAGACCGAGGACCTTATATACAAAG gAATAATTCAAAGATGTACATCAGTCAAGTATCACTACTCTTCGTCCATCCTACCACGAAATCTACCTATCAACATCACAAAGACCATACGACAGGATGAGTGGCACGCACTCC ATCTACGAAGGATGACGGCCGGCTTCGTGGGCATGGCTGTGTCCATCATTCTTTTTGGCTGGGTCATTGGAGTGCTGGGATGCTGCCAGCAGCATGACCTCATGCAATATGTAGCTGGGCTACTCTTTCTCATGGGAG GAACATGCTGCATCATCTCCTTGTGCACATGTGTAGCAGGAATCAACTTCGAGTTGTCCCGCTACCCCCGCTACATGTATGGCCTCCCTGAGGACATTAGCCATGGCTATGGCTGGTCCATGTTTTGTGCCTGGGGGGGCCTCGGGCTCACATTGCTGGCCGGCTTCCTCTGCACCCTGGCCCCGTCCCTGAGCACGCCCACTCGCACAACGACCCACAAGCCAAGGCAGGAGAATGGAACCGTGTGA